A stretch of Lathyrus oleraceus cultivar Zhongwan6 chromosome 6, CAAS_Psat_ZW6_1.0, whole genome shotgun sequence DNA encodes these proteins:
- the LOC127094875 gene encoding uncharacterized protein LOC127094875: MAEAFLKHYQYNTDMAPNRTQLQNLTQRSEESFKEYAQRWRELAARVQPLLLERELVGMFMGNLQGPYLDRMVGSTSSGFSDLVLSGERIENMIKMGKIQNSASTSSASKKPFVPCGKKREGETNAASIIRTRNPSYPQVAAIAPVQPSQQQPFAIPVQTQQQQRYQQEPQCQQPQYQQKQQRMRRPERRFDTVTMPYSHIHPYLLRGSLVQLGELGPPPTVLPPCYDANARCEFHSGAPGYSIENCKSLKYKVQDLIDSNVITFSPKRLNVNNNLMPPHNNASVNMMEAENRRRLMSCVDELKTPLIEIKNALMKDNSFPICSNDCEHCLINPQRCRTLKSVIQQLMDQGILVVDCPSTKEDVSTLEIPYDKVPPL, translated from the coding sequence ATGGCCGAGGCATTCCTCAAGCactatcagtacaacactgatatGGCACCTAATCGCACGCAGTTGCAAAATCTGACTCAGAGGTCTGAGGAgtccttcaaagagtatgcccagaggtggagggaaTTAGCTGCTAGGGTACAACCCCTATTGCTAGAAAGAGAACTGGTAGGCATGTTTATGGGAAACCTGCAAGGTCCATACCTTGATAGAATGGTAGGGAGCACCTCTTCGGGCTTTTCCGACCTAGTCTTATCCGGTGAAAGAATAGAAAATATGATTAAAATGGGAAAGATCCAGAACTCTGCCAGTACTTCTAGTGCGTCGAAGAAACCTTTTGTTCCCTGCGGTAAAAAACGAGAAGGCGAGACCAATGCCGCCTCCATCATTCGAACAAGAAATCCCAGCTATCCACAAGTAGCCGCCATAGCTCCCGTCCAACCAAGTCAACAACAACCATTTGCAATTCCTgttcaaactcaacaacaacaacggtATCAACAAGAACCGCAATGTCAACAACCACAGtatcaacaaaaacaacaaagGATGCGAAGGCCCGAGAGAAGATTTGACACAGTTACCATGCCTTATAGCCACATTCATCCATATTTATTGAGGGGATCACTTGTACAACTAGGGGAGTTAGGACCCCCACCAACGGTTCTTCCTCCCTGTTATGATGCAAATGCCCGCTGTGAATTTCATTCTGGCGCTCCTGGGTATTCGATCGAGAATTGTAAATCATTAAAGTACAAGGTTCAAGATCTTATTGATTCTAATGTAATCACGTTCTCTCCCAAGAGGCTGAATGTAAATAATAACCTGATGCCCCCTCACAACAATGCATCTGTGAATATGATGGAAGCTGAAAATAGAAGGAGATTGATGTCCTGTGTGGACGAGTTAAAAACACCACTCATCGAGATCAAGAATGCTTTAATGAAGGATAATTCCTTTCCCATCTGTAGCAATGACTGTGAACACTGTCTGATTAACCCGCAACGATGTAGAACGTTGAAGTCTGTCATACAACAATTAATGGACCAAGGGATCTTGGTGGTAGACTGCCCGTCCACAAAGGAAGATGTGTCTACCCTCGAGATACCATACGACAAAGTCCCTCCTCTGTAA